GAGTTAAGTGTATACCATCTAATAACGCTATCATAGCCACCTTATACGCACTATATTCTCTAGTTGGAGATTTTTTACTCGCCTTTACCTCAACGTAATATTTCACACCGTCTTTTTCAGCCTCTATATCATGCGTTGGCATATCAACAGATCTAATGTTTTCGAAATTCATATCTTGTAAAATTTTCCTTGCCCTATATTCCATTGCAAATCCAAATATGATACCTTTAGCTCTCATAAGAGCGTAATTGATCTCTTCCTCATCAAATCCGTACTCCGATATTAGCTCATTAACTAGGTCCACAACATTATAACTCTTTACTAAAAATAAAAATTTAGCACTTTATTCTAATGCCTCCAAGCCTTTTCTTACCTTCAGTTCTGATCTTTTTTATCTCCTCTCCAGATACATTAGATGCATTTAAACCAAATTTGTTATAAAGATCGATCTCAAAATTATATTCAGTATATATTCCAACTTCATTAAGTGAACTATTAGCTTCCTCTAAAGACGTTGAATTCTTAACTAGATCATATAAAGGAGTAGTCATAGCTAATTTCATGGGATCGATAAAAAACATGACTGCAGAGGTAGGTGTAACAAAAACTTTTCTAGTGCCGTTCCTTATGGTTAGCTCACCGTAAGAACCCTTAAATGCATAAAGCGGGATTTTAGATGCCTCCGTATTTACTTCACTTAACGCTCTTTCAACTAATGATGAAGATTCTACATCATAGCCTTTAATATCTACCAAACCGCCTATTAAAGCTATTTCGCTAATTCTCTTAAGAAAATAATCATGAGATAGTTCGCCATCACTTCCACCTCCTATAACACCTAATAAAACTCTATATCCTTCTTTTTCTAACTCGACTAGCGATGCTAAAGAAATGAAATCAATAAGAGGGCTTCCTAAGGTTTCTTCGCAACCTTTAGCTAAAACATCTCCACCTGCGTCGACTCCAATTATTAAATCTATCTTCTCCTTACTTACGAAATCTTTTAAGCAATTATAAAGACCTTTAGCTCCAGATTTGTTACATATACCATACGCCTCATTAATATTTAAGGCTTTAACTAATCTAACTATCTGAGGGATTATCTTTCTTCCTCCTCTTATTGCGTAAGTACCTTGAGTTACCTTATATATGCACTGATTAATC
The genomic region above belongs to Saccharolobus caldissimus and contains:
- a CDS encoding DUF1152 domain-containing protein; translated protein: MRAFIFGIGGGGDIVSAILPFTYYKRLGYEVLLGSIVWERYVEDPLPGPICFEDLENSVMINQCIYKVTQGTYAIRGGRKIIPQIVRLVKALNINEAYGICNKSGAKGLYNCLKDFVSKEKIDLIIGVDAGGDVLAKGCEETLGSPLIDFISLASLVELEKEGYRVLLGVIGGGSDGELSHDYFLKRISEIALIGGLVDIKGYDVESSSLVERALSEVNTEASKIPLYAFKGSYGELTIRNGTRKVFVTPTSAVMFFIDPMKLAMTTPLYDLVKNSTSLEEANSSLNEVGIYTEYNFEIDLYNKFGLNASNVSGEEIKKIRTEGKKRLGGIRIKC